A genomic region of Arachis stenosperma cultivar V10309 chromosome 9, arast.V10309.gnm1.PFL2, whole genome shotgun sequence contains the following coding sequences:
- the LOC130951325 gene encoding early nodulin-like protein 8, which translates to MTANHHFSHNWLLLCLLLISFQIQTSVHCFQHKVGDLDSWGIPTSSNPQLYTKWSKNNDIKIGDSLLFLYPPSQDSLVQVTLENYKRCNIKNPILYMNNGNSLFNITSKGEYFFTSGEPGHCQKNQKIHITVGVNASSDVDGPSPYGSATSSAPSYQPVFGSIPQPPSQSMVASDSSHIASNSQALIIGFVMCLLFSALM; encoded by the exons ATGACGGCCAATCACCATTTTAGCCATAACTGGTTATTGTTGTGTCTCTTGCTCATATCCTTCCAAATCCAAACTTCTGTTCATTGCTTCCAACACAAGGTTGGAGATCTAGATTCTTGGGGCATTCCCACTTCATCAAATCCACAACTATACACCAAATGGTCCAAAAATAATGATATCAAGATTGGTGACTCCCTTT TGTTTTTATACCCACCAAGTCAAGATTCATTGGTTCAAGTAACATTGGAAAACTACAAGAGGTGCAACATTAAGAACCCTATATTGTACATGAACAATGGCAATTCATTGTTCAACATCACATCAAAAGGTGAATACTTCTTCACCAGTGGGGAGCCAGGGCACTGTCAGAAAAATCAGAAGATTCATATAACTGTTGGTGTTAATGCTTCTTCAGATGTTGATGGACCATCACCATATGGATCAGCAACTTCTTCTGCACCTTCTTATCAACCTGTTTTTGGCAGCATTCCACAGCCTCCTTCTCAATCCATGGTAGCCTCAGATTCATCTCACATTGCTTCAAATTCTCAAGCTCTTATCATTGGATTTGTGATGTGTTTGCTCTTCTCTGCCTTAATGTAA